The genome window CGGCGCGCACCTGGTTGCGGACCTTGCTGGTGGCGCGGTGCAGGTGCAGCAGCCACGTCCACTCCCGCACGGCTTCGCTGATCGCCGCCCGATCCATCCTGCCGCCGTCGGCGGCCGAAGCCAGAACCGCGCTGATCACCGGGTGGTCGAGGCATTCGGCGGACTGGACCGCGCGCCGTGCGACGGCGACCGCCGCGCGCCGGCGTGCCGCGTCGTCGGCCACGCGCAGCGCCTCGATCAGCTCACGCGGGTACCGGCCGTCCAAGCGGTCCAGCGCATCCGGCACGTCACGCAGGTCGTCGGGCCAGGCCGCCACCGGGAACGTGACGAAGTCGCCCTCGAACCGGCTCGGGGTCAGGGTCTGGCCGGTGACGCGTGCCGCGAGCGCCAGCATCAGCGGCACCGTGCCCGACTCCCGCTCCGCGTCCGACCACGACATTCCCGCGCGCACCCCCTCCAGCGCGTCGGGCCTGCTGCCGACGCGGTACTCGGGCAGCGGCGCCTCGAACGCCGTCCACAGCTCACCGTC of Saccharopolyspora erythraea contains these proteins:
- a CDS encoding DUF6461 domain-containing protein; the encoded protein is MRSNAGSHEAERFGWIHHSTIQEAACLTFVRGTDIDPVAEAFGAVSDYARELDFDEFCEESFAHHEQYSMIGIQVLGEWSLVVEDNGWQGTRDEVLRRVSAGTEAVSAFWNVDRLTRFSYAVDGELWTAFEAPLPEYRVGSRPDALEGVRAGMSWSDAERESGTVPLMLALAARVTGQTLTPSRFEGDFVTFPVAAWPDDLRDVPDALDRLDGRYPRELIEALRVADDAARRRAAVAVARRAVQSAECLDHPVISAVLASAADGGRMDRAAISEAVREWTWLLHLHRATSKVRNQVRAAEVLRQATHDDPLVAVFTTLSAAGHVRGLETGELAAVVARALADRLD